One part of the Actinomycetota bacterium genome encodes these proteins:
- a CDS encoding Dyp-type peroxidase, with protein sequence MRRAPSSSASGSWPPSGSSWRRSSGSSVTGPLLCVWSAGLRCGVPPGIDAYPEGNSRNRRRAPVARGRASLREHAGGADDRTDPDVDPREGGSMPTAQPAIFNDMGEHQWYVHLSRTEGADLATIKGVVRDLRAACADQDINLVLGFGPTLLADIGAEMPNDFQPFETIKSTDGSGREAKGTQEELLFWMTSAHKDRNWKAQWDARQALKGHMAVARETITFIYGASLDMTGFIDGTGNPQGEAAERAAAVVPDGEPGAGGSFINAQRWVHDLEAWEKLPVKEQEAVFGRTKAESTRLDEQPETSHVAHVELREGATADATKPKRDELVRRSTPYALHTGDVGLYFMAFCKTQAPLRERLRAMYGADGGVRDRLTDFSNPASGSFYFAPSVEALDAGLR encoded by the coding sequence ATGCGGCGAGCGCCCTCCTCGAGCGCGTCGGGGTCGTGGCCGCCCTCCGGGTCGTCGTGGCGCAGGTCGTCCGGGTCGTCCGTCACGGGGCCTCTCCTCTGCGTGTGGTCCGCTGGTCTTCGGTGCGGGGTTCCGCCGGGCATCGACGCGTACCCCGAAGGGAACTCTCGGAATCGCAGACGGGCGCCCGTTGCGCGGGGCAGAGCGAGTCTGCGCGAACATGCCGGCGGCGCGGACGATCGGACGGATCCCGACGTGGATCCCAGAGAGGGAGGAAGCATGCCCACGGCTCAACCGGCGATCTTCAACGACATGGGTGAGCACCAGTGGTACGTCCATCTCAGCCGCACCGAAGGTGCCGATCTGGCGACGATCAAGGGCGTGGTGCGCGACCTCCGCGCCGCGTGCGCCGACCAGGACATCAACCTGGTGCTGGGGTTCGGGCCCACGCTGCTGGCCGACATCGGCGCGGAGATGCCGAACGACTTCCAGCCCTTCGAGACCATCAAGTCCACCGACGGCAGCGGCCGCGAGGCGAAAGGGACGCAGGAGGAGCTGCTCTTCTGGATGACGAGCGCTCACAAGGACCGCAACTGGAAGGCGCAGTGGGACGCCCGCCAGGCCCTGAAGGGTCACATGGCGGTCGCCCGCGAGACGATCACCTTCATCTACGGCGCGTCGCTCGACATGACCGGCTTCATCGACGGCACGGGCAACCCGCAGGGCGAAGCCGCCGAGCGGGCCGCCGCGGTCGTGCCCGACGGCGAGCCCGGCGCCGGTGGCAGCTTCATCAACGCCCAGCGCTGGGTCCATGATCTCGAGGCGTGGGAGAAGCTGCCGGTCAAGGAGCAGGAGGCGGTCTTCGGCCGCACCAAGGCCGAGTCGACCCGCCTCGACGAGCAGCCGGAGACGTCACACGTCGCCCACGTGGAGCTGCGTGAAGGCGCTACCGCCGACGCCACCAAGCCCAAGCGCGACGAGCTCGTCCGCCGCTCGACGCCGTACGCGCTGCACACCGGCGACGTCGGCCTCTACTTCATGGCCTTCTGCAAGACGCAGGCGCCCCTGCGCGAACGGCTCCGGGCGATGTACGGCGCGGACGGCGGCGTGCGCGATCGTCTGACCGACTTCAGCAACCCGGCCTCGGGCTCGTTCTACTTCGCGCCGTCGGTCGAGGCGCTCGACGCCGGCCTGCGTTAG
- a CDS encoding methyltransferase, whose translation MARGRPPRGRRSPGRLARQHAPGRRRRSTVGVLPVDGGRPGGGGSPRRDRPGAGVRGRWSSVDRAVAGRARASDDVGCGSGVLSVSAALLGAASVTAVDVDKGAIVSTRANAARNGVGATVVASTTPAAELTGTFDVIVANIGAATLIELAPALQPRLAPRGWLGLSGLSPAQVSVVAAAYRPTRVIATPTRDDWAAVVVTPDG comes from the coding sequence CTGGCCCGCGGTCGTCCGCCCCGTGGGCGGCGGTCACCTGGCCGCCTGGCACGCCAACACGCGCCCGGTCGTCGTCGACGATCGACTGTCGGTGTGCTTCCCGTGGACGGAGGTCGACCGGGAGGGGGCGGGTCTCCTCGTCGAGATCGACCCGGGGCCGGCGTTCGGGGCCGGTGGTCATCCGTCGACCGTGCTGTTGCTGGTCGAGCTCGCGCGTCGGATGACGTGGGGTGCGGGAGCGGGGTGCTGTCGGTGAGCGCGGCGCTTCTCGGCGCGGCGTCGGTCACCGCGGTCGACGTCGACAAGGGGGCGATCGTGTCCACCCGCGCCAACGCGGCGCGCAACGGCGTGGGCGCCACCGTCGTCGCGTCGACAACGCCGGCAGCCGAGCTGACAGGCACGTTCGACGTGATCGTCGCCAACATCGGCGCCGCGACCCTCATCGAGCTCGCCCCCGCGCTGCAGCCGCGCCTCGCGCCGCGGGGCTGGCTGGGGCTGAGTGGCCTCTCACCCGCGCAGGTGTCGGTGGTAGCCGCCGCCTATCGCCCGACGCGCGTGATCGCCACGCCTACTCGCGACGACTGGGCCGCGGTGGTGGTCACGCCTGACGGCTGA
- a CDS encoding esterase, with amino-acid sequence MTGSRSRQLAADLVLEGGGVKGIALVGAISVLEERGYGFRRVAGTSAGAIVGALVAGGLRAPDLREVMNTVDYRRFRDGDLLDHLGPLGKATSVLVDEGIYRGEYLRGWLRDLLGDLGVRTFADLVVDDRGGSFPREQAYRLVVMASDVSQGRLRRLPWDYRERYGLDPFAVPVVDAVRASMSIPFFYEPVKLKDRLVGQTCWLVDGGMLSNFPVDVFDRADGAPPRWPTFGIKLSSRAGALQGVPNDVHGAFSLARAMLATMTSFHDQQHLDDPAVVARTIFVDTLSVRATDFDIDRTIQQQLYDSGRRAATRFLDGGAGHPAWNFAEYVSRHRTAGEAPAHAPR; translated from the coding sequence ATGACAGGGAGCCGATCGCGTCAGCTGGCCGCCGACCTCGTGCTGGAGGGTGGGGGCGTCAAGGGCATCGCGCTCGTCGGTGCGATCTCGGTGCTGGAAGAGCGCGGCTACGGGTTCCGCCGCGTCGCGGGGACCTCGGCGGGTGCCATCGTCGGAGCGCTGGTCGCGGGCGGTCTGCGCGCCCCCGATCTGCGCGAGGTGATGAACACCGTCGACTACCGGCGCTTTCGTGACGGCGACCTGCTCGACCACCTCGGCCCGCTCGGCAAGGCGACGTCGGTCCTCGTGGACGAAGGCATCTACCGCGGCGAGTACCTGCGCGGCTGGCTCCGCGACCTGCTCGGCGACCTCGGGGTGCGTACGTTCGCGGACCTCGTCGTCGACGATCGAGGGGGATCGTTCCCCCGCGAGCAGGCGTACCGCCTGGTGGTGATGGCCTCGGACGTCTCCCAGGGACGCCTGCGGCGCCTGCCGTGGGACTATCGGGAGCGCTACGGGCTCGACCCCTTCGCGGTGCCGGTCGTCGATGCAGTGCGGGCGAGCATGTCCATCCCGTTCTTCTACGAGCCGGTGAAGCTGAAGGACCGCCTGGTCGGCCAGACCTGCTGGTTGGTCGACGGCGGCATGCTCTCGAACTTCCCCGTCGACGTGTTCGATCGCGCCGACGGCGCGCCCCCCCGCTGGCCCACCTTCGGGATCAAGCTGTCGAGTCGCGCGGGTGCGCTCCAGGGCGTTCCCAACGACGTCCACGGCGCCTTCAGCCTCGCCCGCGCCATGCTCGCGACGATGACGAGCTTCCACGACCAACAGCACCTCGACGATCCTGCGGTCGTCGCCCGTACGATCTTCGTGGACACCCTCAGTGTGCGCGCCACGGACTTCGACATCGACCGGACCATCCAGCAGCAGCTCTACGACAGTGGCCGGCGGGCGGCGACGAGGTTCCTGGACGGCGGTGCCGGCCATCCGGCGTGGAACTTCGCCGAGTACGTGTCGCGCCACCGGACGGCCGGGGAGGCCCCCGCGCACGCACCCAGGTGA
- a CDS encoding type II secretion system protein, giving the protein MAGRADRDGMRAGRKQEDEQGFSLIELSVVVLVIAILMAIAIPTFLGARRTAGDRATQGNVRNAFSATRIYYNERLQYTADPVEMVAVEPSLTWTTTPLDGASSDRSVFIATFDTPSTAQTVVVIGRTKEGRCFYLKDVMGGATAGTFYDRKVPGSAACPVPDPADPGWSDGWSSS; this is encoded by the coding sequence ATGGCCGGACGGGCCGATAGGGATGGCATGCGAGCCGGTCGGAAGCAGGAGGACGAGCAGGGCTTCTCGCTCATCGAGCTGTCCGTGGTCGTGTTGGTCATCGCCATCCTCATGGCCATCGCGATCCCGACGTTCCTCGGCGCGCGCCGCACGGCCGGCGACCGGGCCACGCAGGGCAACGTGCGCAACGCCTTCTCGGCGACGCGCATCTACTACAACGAGCGACTGCAGTACACGGCCGATCCGGTCGAGATGGTCGCGGTCGAGCCGTCTCTGACCTGGACCACGACCCCGCTCGACGGCGCGTCGAGCGACCGCTCCGTCTTCATCGCCACGTTCGACACGCCGTCGACGGCCCAGACCGTCGTCGTGATCGGGCGCACGAAGGAGGGCCGCTGCTTCTACCTGAAGGACGTCATGGGCGGCGCCACCGCAGGCACGTTCTACGACCGCAAGGTCCCGGGCTCCGCCGCCTGCCCGGTGCCCGATCCGGCCGATCCCGGCTGGTCGGACGGCTGGAGCTCGAGCTGA
- a CDS encoding prepilin-type N-terminal cleavage/methylation domain-containing protein codes for MGRSGYSRMAIKPWPGRDDQVTEQPQQLRNGLFARSRPSSKEKPEVIERLCQRSEREERGFTLIELMVVVLIIAILIAIAIPTFLGARQRAQDRAAQSNVRNALTAEKTFFTDGQAYTEQASDMTAIEPSLSYTNTAASMAATGNIVYIKVYGTPATTLVVGAQSGSGKCFWVRDTTGAPGTQYLQTSSPCSGSVPNDTTAMTSSW; via the coding sequence ATGGGCCGATCGGGCTATTCGAGAATGGCCATCAAGCCATGGCCGGGTCGGGACGATCAAGTGACGGAGCAGCCGCAACAGCTGCGGAATGGGCTCTTCGCCCGTTCGCGCCCGTCATCCAAGGAGAAACCTGAAGTGATCGAACGTCTTTGCCAGCGGTCGGAGCGGGAGGAGCGGGGCTTCACGCTCATCGAGCTCATGGTGGTGGTGCTGATCATCGCCATCCTGATCGCCATCGCCATCCCCACCTTCCTCGGCGCCCGGCAGCGGGCCCAGGACCGCGCCGCGCAATCGAACGTGCGGAACGCGCTGACCGCGGAGAAGACCTTCTTCACCGATGGTCAGGCGTACACCGAGCAGGCCTCGGACATGACCGCGATCGAGCCGTCGCTCTCCTACACGAACACGGCCGCGTCGATGGCGGCGACCGGCAACATCGTCTACATCAAGGTGTACGGCACGCCCGCGACGACACTCGTGGTGGGAGCCCAGAGCGGGTCGGGGAAGTGCTTCTGGGTGCGGGACACGACCGGGGCACCGGGGACGCAGTACCTGCAGACGAGCTCGCCGTGCTCCGGCTCGGTTCCCAACGACACCACGGCGATGACGAGCAGCTGGTAG
- a CDS encoding prepilin peptidase — protein MNALLAAVCGVLGLAVGSFLNVVIHRVPRKESVVAPRSRCPQCDHPVSARDNIPIVSWLLLRGKCRQCGASISIRYPLVELATAALFVAGALRFGASWDLPAYLVLFASLLAISAIDLELYIIPNRIVYPTIAIALPLLAMAAAAQHRWEPLQHALIGGAGAWTVLFVAHVASGGRGMGFGDVRLAFILGLFLGWLDPYPYGHVFLGLFLGFALGSIVGLTLMGLRLRTRKDHIPFGPFLAGGTVVAIFVGSPILTAYFGR, from the coding sequence GTGAACGCGCTGCTGGCCGCGGTCTGCGGGGTGTTGGGCCTCGCTGTCGGCTCGTTCCTCAACGTGGTGATCCACCGGGTCCCGCGCAAGGAGTCCGTGGTGGCGCCGCGCTCCCGCTGCCCGCAATGCGACCACCCGGTCTCGGCGCGCGACAACATCCCCATCGTGTCGTGGCTGCTGCTGCGAGGGAAGTGTCGCCAGTGCGGCGCGTCGATCTCCATCCGCTACCCGCTGGTGGAGTTGGCGACGGCCGCGCTGTTCGTGGCCGGTGCGCTCCGGTTCGGGGCGTCGTGGGACCTGCCCGCGTACCTCGTGCTGTTCGCCTCGCTGCTGGCGATCAGCGCCATCGACCTCGAGCTGTACATCATCCCGAACCGCATCGTGTACCCGACGATCGCCATCGCCCTGCCGCTCCTCGCGATGGCGGCCGCGGCCCAGCACCGATGGGAGCCGTTGCAGCACGCGCTCATCGGCGGCGCCGGCGCGTGGACCGTGCTGTTCGTCGCCCACGTGGCCTCGGGCGGGCGGGGCATGGGCTTCGGCGACGTCCGCCTTGCGTTCATCCTCGGGCTCTTCCTCGGCTGGCTCGACCCGTACCCCTACGGCCACGTCTTCCTGGGCCTGTTCCTGGGCTTCGCCCTCGGGTCGATCGTGGGGCTGACCCTCATGGGGCTGCGCCTACGGACCCGCAAGGACCACATCCCCTTCGGGCCCTTCCTGGCCGGGGGGACGGTGGTCGCCATCTTCGTGGGGTCCCCGATCCTGACCGCCTACTTCGGGCGATGA
- a CDS encoding helix-turn-helix domain-containing protein, whose product MPSEDRLLTVREVAARMRVSNMTVYRLIQAGDLRAIRVGRSYRLRQGDVNSYLSRGIA is encoded by the coding sequence GTGCCCAGTGAAGACCGCCTGCTGACCGTGAGAGAAGTCGCGGCGCGCATGCGCGTGTCGAACATGACGGTCTACCGGCTGATCCAGGCAGGCGACCTCCGGGCGATCCGGGTGGGGCGCAGCTACCGCCTCCGCCAGGGTGACGTCAACTCCTACCTGAGCAGGGGCATCGCCTGA